In Pedobacter heparinus DSM 2366, the following are encoded in one genomic region:
- the aroC gene encoding chorismate synthase, with protein MAGNTFGQLFRITTFGESHGVAIGVILDGCPAQLPIDLDFIQSELDKRRPGQSKITTQRKESDTVQVLSGTFEGKSTGTPIAMLIPNEDQRSKDYSHNTDVYRPSHADYTYDAKYGIRDHRGGGRSSARETAARVAAGAIAKLLLKQYGVEVFAHVSAVGQIQAPNLAQDDIAALLSIREDNIARCADPATAHQMIEFIDSVRKDGDTVGGKVSCIIKNCPVGLGEPVFDKLHADLGKAMLSINAVHGFEYGSGFSGSEMRGSEHNDIFLANEGQPKTLTNFSGGIQGGISNGMEINFTVAFKPVATIMHNQQTINAAGEAAEIKGKGRHDPCVVPRAVVIVEAMAALVLADHLLRNKTSRL; from the coding sequence ATGGCAGGCAATACATTTGGTCAATTATTTCGCATTACCACTTTTGGTGAATCTCATGGTGTAGCCATTGGTGTTATTTTAGATGGTTGTCCGGCTCAATTACCTATCGACCTGGATTTTATCCAGTCAGAATTGGATAAACGCAGACCCGGACAGTCAAAAATTACAACACAACGTAAAGAAAGTGATACCGTACAGGTGCTTTCCGGAACGTTTGAAGGTAAAAGCACAGGAACCCCCATAGCTATGCTGATCCCTAATGAGGACCAGCGGAGCAAAGATTATAGTCACAATACCGATGTTTACCGTCCCTCACATGCAGATTATACTTATGATGCCAAATATGGCATTCGCGATCATAGAGGCGGAGGACGCTCATCTGCAAGGGAAACCGCTGCCCGTGTAGCAGCTGGAGCAATTGCCAAACTATTGTTAAAACAGTATGGGGTTGAGGTCTTTGCACATGTATCTGCAGTGGGCCAAATCCAGGCGCCTAATCTTGCCCAGGATGATATAGCAGCGTTACTGTCCATCAGGGAGGATAATATTGCCCGCTGCGCAGATCCGGCTACAGCCCATCAGATGATTGAATTTATTGACAGTGTAAGAAAAGATGGCGATACCGTTGGCGGCAAAGTGAGCTGCATCATAAAAAACTGCCCTGTAGGACTGGGAGAACCTGTATTTGATAAGCTGCATGCCGACCTGGGTAAAGCAATGCTCAGCATCAATGCTGTTCATGGCTTTGAATATGGCTCTGGTTTTAGTGGAAGTGAAATGAGGGGTTCGGAACACAATGATATTTTTCTGGCCAATGAGGGTCAGCCCAAAACACTCACCAATTTTTCCGGTGGCATTCAGGGTGGTATTTCCAATGGTATGGAAATCAATTTTACAGTAGCCTTTAAACCGGTTGCCACCATTATGCACAATCAGCAAACCATTAATGCTGCAGGTGAGGCAGCTGAAATTAAAGGAAAAGGCAGACATGACCCATGTGTGGTACCAAGGGCAGTAGTTATTGTAGAGGCAATGGCTGCACTGGTACTGGCAGATCATCTGCTCAGAAACAAAACAAGCAGGCTATAA
- the aroA gene encoding 3-phosphoshikimate 1-carboxyvinyltransferase, translated as MSKNAIVSFKGIKDINAEIALTGSKSESNRALIISALSEGLVKVDNLSDAVDTVTLNNILKAIGKENDPDTFFSVDVGHAGTAMRFLTAYLSITRGMFYLTGSGRMKERPIKLLVEALQKLGAGIKYSGQDGFPPLEINKDFRQASRIVKIQGNISSQYLSALLMIAPSLPLGLSLEIEGELTSRPYLEMTLSMLQDAGIEHRWDNNTIHIDQQPFKAAELIVEPDWSAASYWYSIAALADHAEITLPNLKQKSLQGDSKIRDIMVAFGVRTSSIPNGIALKSGTSVAITEVLNLKDCPDLAQTIIVCAAAKGLNLSFTGLETLKIKETNRILALQQELIKIGVVLKEENEVYTLNCDQLSFPEKVTFATYDDHRMAMAFAPLSFFIKEIEMEDYQVVEKSYPDYWKDLEKAGFEIQEI; from the coding sequence ATGAGTAAAAACGCAATTGTTTCTTTTAAAGGGATTAAAGATATAAATGCTGAAATAGCCTTAACCGGCTCAAAAAGCGAAAGCAACAGGGCACTAATCATCAGTGCCCTGTCTGAAGGACTGGTTAAAGTTGACAATTTATCGGATGCGGTTGACACCGTAACCCTGAATAACATCCTTAAGGCCATCGGAAAAGAAAATGACCCGGATACTTTTTTTTCTGTAGATGTAGGACATGCGGGCACAGCAATGCGTTTTCTAACTGCCTATTTATCCATTACCAGGGGCATGTTTTACCTGACCGGCTCAGGCAGAATGAAAGAGCGTCCGATAAAATTATTGGTTGAAGCTTTACAAAAACTAGGTGCAGGCATCAAATATTCAGGACAAGATGGTTTTCCTCCGCTGGAAATCAATAAAGATTTTAGGCAGGCCAGCCGGATAGTCAAAATTCAGGGAAACATCAGCAGCCAGTACTTATCCGCGCTTTTAATGATCGCCCCTTCTCTTCCATTGGGTTTATCTTTAGAAATTGAAGGTGAATTAACTTCGCGCCCCTACCTGGAAATGACCTTAAGTATGCTACAGGATGCAGGAATTGAACACCGATGGGACAACAATACCATTCATATTGATCAACAGCCTTTTAAAGCTGCCGAATTGATTGTAGAACCTGACTGGAGTGCGGCCTCTTACTGGTACAGCATTGCAGCCCTGGCCGATCATGCGGAAATAACCTTACCCAACTTAAAGCAAAAAAGTTTACAGGGTGACAGTAAGATCAGGGACATTATGGTTGCATTTGGCGTGCGTACTTCCAGTATTCCTAATGGCATTGCCCTAAAATCCGGTACTTCTGTAGCAATAACCGAAGTATTGAACCTGAAGGACTGCCCCGACCTAGCCCAGACCATTATTGTATGCGCTGCCGCAAAAGGATTGAACCTTTCGTTTACAGGACTGGAAACACTTAAGATAAAAGAAACCAACAGGATATTGGCGCTGCAACAGGAACTGATCAAAATAGGAGTAGTTTTAAAGGAAGAGAATGAAGTATATACTTTAAATTGCGATCAGCTAAGTTTTCCTGAAAAAGTAACTTTTGCTACTTATGACGATCACCGTATGGCTATGGCTTTTGCACCCTTAAGTTTCTTTATCAAAGAAATAGAGATGGAAGATTATCAGGTTGTGGAAAAGTCATATCCTGATTACTGGAAAGACCTGGAGAAAGCGGGATTTGAAATCCAGGAAATTTAA
- a CDS encoding chorismate mutase — protein MKLQLNIQPLNTWLNINNEPLIISGPCSAETEEQLLTTAHLLAATGKVSVLRAGIWKPRTRPGEFEGIGSIGLEWLKRAKAETGLPTAVEVANAKHVEEALAAGVDILWIGARSTVNPFTVQEIADALKGVDIPVLVKNPVNPDLQLWIGALERINGAGITKLGAIHRGFSSFEKSSFRNEPMWELAIQLKTLCPELPIINDPSHICGNRELIPYISQKALDLDMQGLMIESHVDPSVAWTDAKQQVTPAALAELADRLTVREPESKNEAITDQLAEFRKQIDKIDDLLLQKLGERMAIVGKIGEYKRDNQVTILQVNRWDAIIKKGASFAKALKLDLNFTEKFLELVHGESIRKQTEIMNAGKAEKGIAAEAHTEVKS, from the coding sequence ATGAAACTACAATTGAACATCCAGCCATTAAATACATGGCTTAACATCAACAATGAACCGCTCATCATTTCAGGGCCCTGCAGTGCAGAAACTGAAGAACAACTGTTAACCACCGCACACTTACTTGCAGCAACAGGAAAGGTATCTGTATTAAGGGCCGGTATCTGGAAACCACGCACCCGTCCGGGAGAATTTGAAGGTATAGGCAGCATTGGTCTGGAATGGCTGAAAAGAGCAAAAGCAGAAACCGGCCTGCCTACTGCCGTAGAAGTTGCAAATGCTAAACACGTGGAAGAGGCCCTGGCTGCAGGAGTAGATATTTTATGGATCGGCGCACGTTCTACTGTTAACCCCTTTACTGTTCAGGAAATTGCTGATGCTTTAAAAGGAGTGGATATCCCTGTGTTGGTAAAAAACCCGGTAAACCCTGACCTGCAATTGTGGATTGGTGCTTTAGAGCGCATCAACGGTGCTGGTATTACTAAATTAGGTGCCATTCACCGCGGCTTCTCTTCCTTCGAAAAGAGTTCTTTCCGTAACGAACCTATGTGGGAGCTTGCCATTCAATTGAAAACTTTATGTCCAGAACTGCCGATCATCAACGATCCAAGCCATATCTGCGGTAACCGTGAACTGATCCCTTACATCTCTCAAAAAGCATTGGACCTGGATATGCAAGGCTTAATGATCGAGTCGCACGTAGATCCTTCAGTGGCATGGACAGATGCAAAACAACAGGTTACCCCCGCTGCTTTAGCTGAACTGGCTGACCGTTTAACTGTTCGTGAACCAGAATCTAAAAATGAAGCGATTACAGATCAACTGGCCGAATTCCGTAAACAAATTGACAAAATTGACGACCTGTTGTTACAGAAACTGGGTGAGCGTATGGCCATAGTAGGCAAAATCGGTGAATACAAACGCGATAACCAGGTAACCATTTTACAGGTTAACCGTTGGGATGCCATTATTAAAAAAGGTGCCTCATTTGCAAAAGCCTTAAAACTGGATTTAAACTTTACAGAAAAATTCCTGGAACTCGTTCATGGAGAATCTATCCGCAAACAAACTGAGATCATGAATGCTGGTAAAGCAGAAAAAGGCATTGCAGCAGAAGCACATACAGAAGTTAAATCTTAA
- a CDS encoding prephenate dehydratase has translation MKKVTRVAIQGIKASFHEEAAFKFFGTDIQTIECNSFKQTCESLEKKECDYVIMAIENSIAGSLLPNYTLIREYNFAVVGEVYLAIQLHLMALPGVKFEDVKFATSHPIAIRQCVDFFYDYPHIQVIEGNDTAACAKRIKDEQLKDTVAIANTLAAELYGLNIIERRIESNKKNFTRFLILKLDKTEELKEVNKASICFQVGNHVGALSKVLNIFAEQQVNLTKIQSMPVLGKRNDYYFYVDMEWTSMENYDKAVRQALKYTVNFNIMGEYQKNDKV, from the coding sequence ATGAAGAAAGTAACAAGAGTAGCAATTCAGGGTATTAAAGCATCTTTCCACGAAGAGGCGGCCTTCAAGTTTTTTGGAACAGACATCCAGACCATAGAATGCAATTCTTTTAAGCAAACATGTGAAAGTTTGGAAAAAAAAGAATGTGATTATGTGATCATGGCCATAGAAAACTCTATAGCAGGTAGTCTTTTACCAAATTACACCTTAATACGCGAATATAATTTTGCTGTTGTAGGTGAGGTATACCTGGCTATCCAATTACATTTAATGGCTTTACCAGGTGTTAAATTTGAAGATGTGAAATTTGCCACTTCACACCCTATTGCCATCCGTCAGTGTGTAGATTTCTTTTATGATTATCCCCACATCCAGGTAATTGAGGGCAATGATACTGCTGCCTGTGCAAAACGTATTAAAGACGAGCAGCTAAAAGATACTGTTGCTATTGCCAATACCCTTGCAGCCGAATTGTATGGTCTGAATATTATTGAAAGAAGGATTGAGTCCAATAAAAAGAATTTTACCCGTTTCCTGATCCTTAAGCTGGACAAGACCGAAGAGTTGAAAGAAGTTAACAAAGCTTCTATATGTTTCCAGGTAGGCAATCATGTAGGGGCTTTATCCAAAGTTCTGAATATTTTTGCTGAACAACAGGTTAACCTCACAAAAATCCAGAGCATGCCTGTCTTAGGGAAACGTAACGATTATTACTTCTATGTTGACATGGAATGGACCAGCATGGAAAATTACGACAAAGCCGTCCGGCAAGCCTTAAAATACACTGTAAACTTTAATATTATGGGCGAATACCAGAAAAACGATAAAGTATAA
- the aroB gene encoding 3-dehydroquinate synthase produces MKKLESAGHSIYFETELAPLMKVIEAEKYSKIFVFADTHTSELCLPLFREMMDDFNGFDLIETDPGEENKNIDFCIGIWKTLLDFGADRKCLMVNLGGGVITDMGGFVASTYKRGIDFINIPTTLLSQVDASVGGKTGIDVDNVKNMVGTFTLPQSVFIETKFLKTLPQRELLSGFAEMIKHGLIVDRTYYNDLKSSNYLQISAQAIYRSVEIKNEVVTEDPHEKGLRKILNYGHTIGHAVETYSLINDTQPLTHGEAIAVGMICEAFLSSNNNTLSADDLKDITDYISTLYPAYRIKEDSFKQLLEFMQSDKKNENGQIMFSLLSTIGKCDYNCRVSEKDILESFAYFNRIYS; encoded by the coding sequence ATGAAAAAATTGGAGAGCGCAGGTCATAGCATTTATTTTGAAACAGAACTGGCACCTTTAATGAAGGTAATTGAAGCAGAAAAATACAGTAAAATCTTTGTTTTTGCGGATACACATACGTCAGAACTGTGTTTACCATTGTTCAGGGAAATGATGGACGATTTTAATGGTTTTGACCTGATAGAAACTGATCCTGGGGAAGAAAACAAGAATATTGATTTTTGCATCGGCATCTGGAAGACCTTACTTGATTTTGGTGCCGACCGTAAATGCCTGATGGTTAACCTGGGTGGTGGCGTAATTACCGATATGGGAGGCTTTGTGGCCTCAACCTATAAAAGAGGGATAGACTTTATCAATATCCCTACTACCCTATTGTCGCAGGTAGATGCTTCTGTTGGCGGTAAAACCGGGATTGATGTAGATAATGTGAAGAACATGGTGGGTACTTTTACCCTACCGCAGTCGGTTTTTATTGAAACTAAATTTTTAAAAACCCTGCCACAACGGGAGCTGCTTTCCGGCTTTGCCGAAATGATCAAACATGGTTTAATTGTAGACCGTACCTATTATAATGATTTGAAGAGTAGCAATTACCTCCAGATTTCGGCTCAGGCCATTTACCGTTCTGTAGAGATCAAGAATGAAGTAGTTACGGAAGATCCACATGAAAAAGGACTAAGAAAGATCCTGAATTACGGACATACCATCGGACATGCAGTTGAAACCTATTCCCTGATCAACGATACCCAGCCACTTACACATGGCGAGGCCATTGCTGTGGGTATGATCTGTGAGGCTTTCCTTTCTTCAAACAACAATACCTTATCAGCTGATGATTTAAAAGACATTACTGATTATATCAGTACGCTTTATCCGGCTTACAGGATTAAAGAAGACAGTTTTAAGCAATTGCTGGAGTTTATGCAAAGTGACAAGAAAAACGAGAACGGACAGATCATGTTCTCTTTGCTCAGTACGATTGGCAAATGCGATTACAATTGCAGGGTATCGGAAAAAGACATTCTGGAAAGCTTTGCTTACTTTAACCGCATTTATAGTTAA
- a CDS encoding RNA-binding S4 domain-containing protein: protein MIKFKLEGEFIPLIQLLKATALVQSGGEAQTVVEDGLVKYNGTVDYRKRLKVRVGDVIDFMGQKITVI from the coding sequence ATGATAAAATTTAAATTAGAAGGTGAGTTTATACCCCTTATTCAGTTATTGAAAGCAACCGCCTTGGTACAAAGCGGCGGAGAAGCACAGACCGTTGTAGAGGATGGTTTGGTAAAATACAATGGAACGGTTGATTACCGCAAAAGGCTAAAGGTGCGGGTTGGCGATGTAATTGATTTTATGGGACAAAAAATAACAGTGATTTAA